One segment of Candidatus Babeliales bacterium DNA contains the following:
- a CDS encoding ankyrin repeat domain-containing protein encodes MKKQFLAQIMIFVSFFTLNNLFSQVSQKDINLLFDAAKNNSRLNAQAAFREKSGQQTEELLFATNTEGDTALHIAASKGNSEIVQFLLQRAEILSAEEKLKLLNKKNNTGLNPIEVARQNNYKEIANSLESNKTKIFQEIKKGWLLLIEAGKIQEIINILTASSNDQKKELLNIVDQEGKTALMIAARNNHKDIVEALLNDIKINKYLELKEYINRKDAAQGKQVSALWRAARFADQETMEILLKNDANPNTTNHTDTPLISHLVRYAKDLNDINKIKLLLEVGANTNIQDPIGDTPLIHALNNPNEAIKSQVISLLLRKGANPLIQNNQGESAYNLANEFYKNIFENYIPQKINQFPLILSNAKALFIEYNKLNLENEQNKKEFIEKIDAFIENTLPQIENFPVLRTIHYIYLGALERKVENPADESILKNETDKVYQQIVLPYIQDPNKLLKKEIFTNTTINNLGLLDQIQFAGYFSKKIRNEFTEALLNAIEKLSEGISRKLLINKILDLKRKWGINAPLSQEVQQKLDKILKKAPVDEKKELLNAAAIGNLDKVKQLLQNKPLNAKKALVEATDNFDRTPLMLAARNGHNNIVKFILQDLQDSGYPNLQEYISKPSKAPELGLPRQVSALWRAAYYNQFEAFKTLLDYGGNPNEKNPATGDTPLIVVVNSLVIPDNQIAQLVKTLLDKGADPSIQNNEGKTALDYAQERGLTDTVKILEPAPAPAPTPVNYQALHNSITNLSNQLRTLYNKLRV; translated from the coding sequence GTGAAAAAACAATTTCTAGCACAAATAATGATTTTTGTTTCTTTTTTTACATTAAATAATCTTTTCTCACAAGTATCGCAAAAAGATATTAATTTATTATTTGATGCAGCAAAAAATAATAGTAGGCTCAATGCCCAAGCCGCATTTAGAGAAAAATCCGGACAGCAAACAGAAGAACTACTTTTTGCTACCAATACAGAAGGTGATACGGCATTACATATTGCGGCAAGCAAAGGCAATTCGGAAATTGTTCAATTCCTTTTGCAAAGAGCAGAAATTTTATCTGCAGAAGAAAAATTAAAGCTTTTAAATAAAAAAAATAATACCGGTTTAAACCCTATAGAAGTTGCAAGGCAAAATAATTATAAGGAAATCGCTAATTCCCTGGAAAGCAATAAAACCAAAATATTTCAAGAGATAAAAAAAGGATGGCTTTTGTTAATTGAGGCAGGGAAAATACAAGAAATTATAAATATTTTAACTGCTTCTTCAAATGATCAAAAAAAAGAACTTTTAAATATAGTCGATCAAGAAGGAAAAACAGCATTAATGATTGCAGCGCGTAATAACCATAAAGATATTGTCGAAGCTTTATTAAACGATATAAAGATAAATAAATATTTAGAACTCAAAGAATATATTAATCGAAAAGATGCAGCTCAAGGAAAACAAGTTTCGGCATTATGGAGAGCAGCTAGATTCGCTGATCAGGAAACAATGGAAATTTTATTGAAAAATGATGCCAATCCAAATACAACAAATCATACAGATACGCCGCTCATAAGTCATTTGGTTCGGTATGCAAAAGATCTAAATGATATTAACAAAATCAAACTACTCCTTGAAGTTGGTGCAAACACAAACATTCAAGATCCCATAGGAGATACGCCTCTAATACATGCTCTAAATAATCCTAATGAAGCAATTAAGAGCCAAGTAATTTCTTTGCTTTTAAGAAAAGGTGCTAATCCATTAATCCAAAACAACCAAGGAGAAAGTGCTTATAATTTAGCTAATGAATTTTATAAGAACATTTTTGAAAATTATATACCACAAAAAATAAATCAATTTCCGCTTATTCTCAGTAATGCAAAAGCACTTTTCATTGAATACAATAAGTTAAATTTAGAAAACGAGCAAAATAAAAAAGAATTTATTGAAAAAATTGATGCTTTTATAGAAAATACCTTACCGCAAATTGAAAATTTTCCTGTTTTAAGAACTATACATTATATATATCTCGGTGCATTAGAACGAAAAGTTGAAAATCCTGCCGATGAATCAATTTTGAAAAACGAGACTGATAAAGTTTATCAACAAATAGTACTTCCTTATATTCAGGATCCAAATAAATTACTTAAAAAAGAAATTTTTACTAATACAACAATAAATAATTTAGGCCTTTTAGATCAAATTCAATTTGCCGGTTATTTCAGCAAAAAAATACGTAATGAATTTACCGAAGCATTATTAAATGCCATTGAAAAACTTTCAGAAGGAATTTCTCGTAAGCTGCTTATAAATAAAATATTAGATTTAAAACGTAAATGGGGAATCAATGCACCACTGTCTCAAGAAGTACAACAAAAACTTGATAAAATTTTAAAAAAAGCACCTGTTGATGAAAAAAAAGAACTATTAAATGCAGCTGCTATTGGAAATCTAGATAAAGTAAAACAACTTTTGCAAAATAAACCACTGAATGCAAAAAAAGCTTTGGTAGAAGCTACTGATAATTTCGATCGTACTCCATTAATGCTTGCAGCACGCAATGGGCATAATAATATCGTAAAATTTATTTTACAGGATTTGCAAGATAGTGGATATCCAAACTTGCAAGAATATATAAGTAAGCCATCAAAAGCCCCCGAATTAGGTTTACCTAGGCAAGTATCAGCATTATGGAGAGCAGCATATTACAATCAATTTGAAGCATTTAAAACATTATTAGACTATGGCGGTAATCCTAATGAAAAAAATCCTGCAACTGGAGATACTCCTTTAATAGTTGTAGTAAATTCTTTAGTAATACCTGATAATCAAATTGCTCAGCTTGTAAAAACACTTCTTGATAAAGGTGCGGACCCATCAATTCAAAATAATGAGGGTAAAACCGCTCTTGATTATGCACAAGAGAGAGGATTAACAGATACCGTAAAGATCTTAGAACCTGCCCCTGCTCCAGCGCCAACACCCGTTAATTATCAAGCTCTCCATAATTCAATAACCAATCTTTCTAATCAATTACGAACATTATACAATAAACTTCGTGTATAA
- a CDS encoding ankyrin repeat domain-containing protein — MQKKYLILTFFLCTANISSAVTQEEWFKAIEDNDLTKINNILNAVKTDQANLIEVLSWQDTEEQTGLIAALQQKKINIANTILDAIKLITNEDTKKNIINARNVNSYTALYYALENNSLFNELKDTDLNLQYENGDTLLHQYAGKLNFNNVNFLITNNANPNIENDAGQTPLMKAILSGKPAPAITGIVGYLLEEGKADPLIKDNSEKTAFDYAQERGLANTKALLEKYTPTEKIKKDEWFKAIENNDLTKVNEILDAVKNDQAKLIEVLSWQNDNGQTGLRKVLTYASDELYSQIINTILDAVDKIADKNAKQTIVNTPDNSGLIALFPALLREKDVITNKLIAMGADINFKNKDGDTPLHLLAANFNGFKFLLNAGANPNITNNDGNTPLIRVVLTTNTDKNIAEIAKILLDKGADPLIQNNEDKTALDYAQERGLTDTANILKPAPAPAPTPVNYQALYNSITNLSNQLTLLYNKLQA, encoded by the coding sequence ATGCAAAAAAAATATCTCATACTGACTTTCTTTTTATGTACTGCAAATATTTCTTCGGCTGTGACTCAGGAGGAATGGTTCAAAGCAATTGAAGATAATGATTTAACTAAAATTAACAACATACTTAATGCGGTAAAAACAGATCAGGCTAATCTTATAGAAGTATTATCTTGGCAGGATACTGAGGAACAAACTGGATTAATAGCTGCCTTACAGCAAAAAAAGATTAATATAGCCAATACTATTTTAGATGCTATAAAACTAATAACAAACGAAGATACAAAAAAAAATATTATTAATGCACGGAATGTCAATAGCTATACTGCTTTATATTATGCTTTGGAGAATAACAGTTTATTTAACGAGTTAAAGGATACAGATCTTAATTTGCAATATGAGAATGGAGATACGCTATTACACCAATATGCGGGGAAACTAAATTTTAACAACGTTAATTTTTTAATAACAAACAATGCTAATCCTAATATTGAAAATGATGCTGGCCAAACTCCTCTTATGAAAGCTATCCTGTCAGGCAAACCTGCTCCTGCAATTACAGGTATAGTAGGATATCTTCTTGAGGAAGGAAAAGCTGATCCTTTAATTAAAGATAATTCTGAAAAAACTGCCTTTGATTATGCGCAAGAGAGAGGCCTAGCTAACACTAAAGCTCTTTTAGAAAAATATACTCCAACTGAAAAAATTAAAAAAGATGAATGGTTCAAAGCAATTGAAAATAATGATTTAACTAAAGTTAATGAAATTCTTGATGCGGTAAAAAATGATCAGGCTAAACTTATAGAAGTATTATCTTGGCAAAATGATAATGGACAAACTGGATTACGTAAGGTTTTGACTTATGCTTCTGATGAACTCTATTCTCAAATCATAAATACTATTTTAGATGCTGTAGATAAAATCGCAGATAAAAATGCTAAACAAACAATTGTTAATACTCCAGACAATAGTGGATTGATTGCTTTATTTCCTGCACTACTGCGCGAAAAAGATGTTATTACAAACAAATTAATAGCAATGGGCGCAGATATTAATTTTAAAAATAAAGATGGTGATACGCCTCTACATCTATTGGCAGCTAATTTTAATGGCTTTAAATTTTTATTAAATGCTGGTGCTAATCCTAATATAACAAATAACGATGGCAATACACCCCTAATAAGAGTAGTACTTACTACCAATACAGACAAAAATATCGCAGAAATTGCAAAAATACTTCTTGATAAAGGTGCGGACCCATTAATTCAAAATAATGAAGATAAAACCGCTCTTGATTATGCACAAGAGAGAGGATTAACAGATACCGCAAATATCTTAAAGCCAGCTCCTGCTCCAGCGCCAACACCCGTTAATTATCAAGCTCTTTATAACTCAATAACCAATCTTTCTAATCAACTCACATTATTGTACAATAAATTGCAAGCATAA
- a CDS encoding prolyl oligopeptidase family serine peptidase, with amino-acid sequence MLWFYVLLFFSSYLTADQLNEGEFNFNIRQFREPEHSTAYLFAHGLGATQNQGITLFSRIIDKNEDNSLRFNDRWLINEPLVLFNFADAKNDDNEYFRKKVNLGQDEDTNRLALACQKTKVELPNFDMVLTGISRGSATIINYVAQEQPDYVKALILESPFDSLSSIVRHLLDRYCVSWVPFSEKIGYKICQKHFPSINPQGTFPLHTIEKVPHTIPVMFVHSKKDKVVPIKSSRRLYIKLKQAGHENVYLVELASGAHGKLINGPDGDAYLYAVHAFYKKYGLPHNPELAVRGQQLLSICQPSVEEVAQRLRKRNQLDENNTDENEEDDDLLSTLNRELEQATNE; translated from the coding sequence ATGTTGTGGTTTTATGTCTTATTATTTTTTTCATCATATCTTACCGCAGACCAACTGAATGAAGGTGAATTTAACTTTAATATTCGGCAATTTCGTGAACCAGAACATTCTACCGCTTATCTATTTGCGCACGGTTTAGGCGCTACACAAAACCAAGGAATTACTTTATTTTCTCGTATTATTGATAAAAATGAAGATAATTCTTTGCGTTTCAATGATCGATGGCTTATTAATGAACCATTGGTATTATTCAATTTTGCTGACGCGAAGAATGATGATAATGAATATTTTCGCAAAAAAGTAAATCTTGGGCAAGATGAAGATACTAATCGATTAGCTCTCGCATGTCAAAAAACAAAAGTAGAATTACCGAATTTCGATATGGTTCTTACTGGCATCTCTCGTGGATCGGCTACTATTATAAATTATGTAGCGCAAGAACAGCCTGATTATGTAAAAGCGCTCATTTTAGAATCTCCATTTGATTCACTGTCCTCAATAGTTCGACATTTACTTGATCGTTATTGCGTATCCTGGGTGCCATTTTCAGAAAAAATTGGTTACAAAATTTGCCAAAAACATTTTCCAAGCATAAATCCACAGGGCACTTTCCCTTTACATACTATTGAAAAAGTCCCTCATACAATACCAGTTATGTTCGTTCATTCAAAAAAAGATAAAGTGGTGCCTATTAAAAGTTCTCGTCGATTATATATAAAACTAAAACAAGCTGGCCATGAAAATGTGTATTTGGTTGAGCTTGCTTCAGGCGCACATGGTAAATTAATTAATGGGCCAGATGGCGATGCATATTTATATGCAGTTCATGCTTTTTACAAAAAATACGGTCTTCCACATAATCCAGAATTAGCGGTACGAGGTCAACAATTATTAAGTATTTGTCAGCCTTCTGTTGAAGAAGTAGCACAACGCCTGAGAAAAAGAAATCAATTGGATGAAAATAATACTGATGAAAATGAAGAAGATGATGATTTATTATCAACATTAAATCGGGAGCTCGAACAAGCAACAAACGAATAA
- a CDS encoding ATP-binding protein, with translation MNKNNYLIFLMICTNIYGMEEDSQAFSNSSLKKNFVELYNHELTQESEGTFYQDNLNQTPENNLKNELRETLYKLNAKNISKKEVDSKLIKLALENCPNRLKILIKKFEAKKDNPEVQYILPTRILLEGPSGSGKSLLAQIIAKKAKPKTYFLKGTAFANEYQNSGAQNLNKLFEPLLKLNKKVAIIIDELTALGKCSSSNNNNRVDPEIIKEFWMLLDKCDEKDNILVIATANEINQLPQQIKTRFAIDSFSIDHPQKEFRLTILKEFLPEFGNLCYWQKYWYLYQTSNVSIRELRAIIRNVRLYKEDAEKNICFADICKELSNFHKSQKKYQIPISKKIMNNLHWIIPTISSILLQQQFITRKFLQ, from the coding sequence GTGAATAAAAATAATTACTTAATTTTTTTAATGATTTGCACAAATATATATGGAATGGAAGAAGATTCTCAGGCCTTTTCTAATAGTTCATTAAAAAAAAATTTCGTTGAATTGTATAATCATGAATTAACCCAAGAATCCGAGGGGACTTTTTATCAAGATAATCTAAATCAAACTCCTGAGAATAATTTAAAGAATGAGCTTAGGGAAACATTATATAAATTAAATGCAAAAAATATCTCAAAAAAAGAAGTTGATTCCAAATTAATAAAATTAGCATTGGAAAATTGCCCAAATAGGTTAAAAATTTTAATAAAAAAATTTGAAGCAAAAAAAGATAATCCAGAAGTTCAATATATTTTGCCAACCAGAATACTTTTAGAAGGGCCATCTGGTTCAGGAAAATCACTTCTTGCACAAATTATTGCCAAAAAGGCAAAGCCTAAAACTTATTTTTTAAAAGGAACAGCCTTTGCAAATGAGTATCAAAATTCTGGAGCTCAAAATCTGAATAAATTGTTTGAGCCGTTGTTAAAACTAAATAAAAAAGTAGCGATCATTATTGATGAATTAACTGCATTAGGGAAATGCTCTTCTTCTAACAATAATAATCGAGTAGATCCTGAGATAATAAAAGAATTTTGGATGTTATTAGATAAGTGTGATGAAAAAGATAATATTTTAGTCATTGCGACCGCTAATGAAATAAATCAGTTACCTCAACAAATTAAAACGCGATTTGCTATCGATTCTTTTTCTATTGATCACCCACAAAAAGAATTTCGACTAACTATATTAAAAGAATTTTTACCTGAATTTGGTAATTTATGTTACTGGCAAAAGTATTGGTACTTGTATCAAACAAGTAATGTATCAATAAGAGAACTAAGAGCTATAATTAGAAATGTACGATTATATAAAGAGGATGCCGAGAAAAATATTTGTTTTGCAGATATTTGTAAAGAATTATCCAATTTTCATAAATCGCAAAAAAAATATCAAATACCTATAAGTAAAAAAATTATGAACAATTTGCATTGGATAATTCCAACTATAAGTAGCATTTTATTGCAGCAGCAATTTATTACAAGGAAGTTTCTTCAATAG
- a CDS encoding ATP-binding protein: protein MIKFYKLFFLVVSFNLFSYETQDLIENNPSDSSKVPQEYVECYNYESNDSVQYDDLGRKYTLLYEKEVNFNKIMQDLHIEDISNMFLDDELVKLIVYNCPRKLRWLIGDYAKQFFTKQNNLPTKILLTGPSGTGKSTLAHIIAQKTNRRAYFIRGSAFSNEFQHSGIQNLSKLFEALFELEVPVVLVIDELTALTNRYNERKLDPGMVEEFWMLLDKCEKKGNVLVVATANDIDQVPQQIKTRFAGHLYTIENASFTLRKELIKYYFKNFDTLNFWQQYWFLYQTKSLSMRELKDIIENAKFYSVHRNDIRIKHEDLSGALSDYKAAQQKLTVSLQNEMKFHLPWIIPTAIATILSIYQIYLHQQSLSIKKTA from the coding sequence ATGATCAAATTTTATAAACTATTTTTTTTAGTGGTAAGCTTTAATCTTTTCAGCTATGAAACTCAAGATTTAATAGAGAATAATCCGTCAGATTCAAGCAAAGTGCCGCAAGAATATGTTGAGTGTTATAATTATGAAAGTAATGATTCAGTACAGTATGATGATTTAGGTAGAAAGTACACTCTTTTATATGAAAAGGAAGTAAACTTTAATAAAATAATGCAAGATTTACATATTGAAGATATTTCAAATATGTTTTTAGATGATGAATTAGTAAAATTAATAGTTTATAATTGTCCACGTAAACTTCGATGGCTTATTGGTGATTATGCTAAACAATTTTTTACTAAACAAAATAATTTGCCAACAAAAATTTTATTAACGGGGCCTTCTGGTACTGGTAAATCAACACTAGCTCATATTATTGCACAAAAAACTAATAGAAGAGCATATTTCATACGAGGATCTGCATTTTCAAATGAATTTCAACATTCTGGTATTCAGAATTTAAGTAAGTTATTCGAAGCATTGTTTGAGCTTGAAGTTCCGGTAGTGCTTGTTATTGATGAGTTAACTGCATTAACTAATCGTTATAATGAGCGGAAATTAGATCCTGGGATGGTCGAAGAATTTTGGATGTTATTAGATAAATGTGAAAAAAAAGGAAATGTTTTAGTCGTTGCAACAGCTAATGATATTGATCAGGTTCCTCAACAAATTAAAACGCGTTTTGCGGGGCACTTATATACTATTGAAAATGCGAGTTTTACTTTGCGAAAAGAGCTTATAAAATATTATTTCAAAAATTTTGACACTTTAAATTTTTGGCAACAATATTGGTTTTTGTATCAAACAAAGAGCCTTTCAATGCGAGAATTAAAAGATATCATTGAGAATGCAAAATTTTATAGTGTGCATAGGAATGATATTCGCATTAAACATGAAGATCTCAGCGGTGCTTTATCTGATTACAAAGCAGCACAGCAAAAACTAACTGTATCACTACAAAATGAAATGAAATTCCATTTGCCTTGGATAATTCCTACAGCAATAGCTACGATTTTAAGTATTTATCAGATATATCTGCATCAGCAATCACTCTCAATTAAGAAAACTGCATAA
- a CDS encoding ankyrin repeat domain-containing protein encodes MIKNNKLYMILLSFFAVCSVGAMEIVQDFSLVVQEFQEATAQGDRRKVISFLQNKSIEEKKTLVETTDNKGFTPLMLAARNGHQNIIENILIDIHNNEYLNSLEYINRKAQTKDPSRQVSALWLAAEFGHAHIVHTLLLSGANPNEKKIGIPLLNFLIVKALNGNLSSLYNFLNAEKIDPNIQDMYGNTPLITAIQSVANINSDLFTGEEPIEKIVKLLMEKNVNRWIKNNAKQTASDIAREKKLDKIIEILEAKAIRKFLSAAAQGNLEEIKKLFQKENKKMFVNAIDEEGRNSLMLAARNGHNDVVEFILNDIQSCGYVDLKEYVNRKSKHWIPSKNVSALFRARYYNHPDVVKSLQNYGADSDDQDLTEASGTDEINQFFDFMKKDFRELLKKE; translated from the coding sequence ATGATTAAAAATAATAAATTATATATGATTTTACTATCTTTTTTTGCAGTTTGCTCTGTTGGTGCGATGGAAATCGTACAAGATTTTTCTTTAGTAGTTCAAGAATTTCAAGAAGCTACCGCTCAAGGAGATCGAAGAAAAGTTATAAGTTTTTTACAAAATAAATCAATTGAAGAAAAAAAGACTTTGGTAGAAACTACTGATAATAAAGGTTTTACTCCACTTATGCTCGCGGCGCGTAATGGACATCAGAATATAATTGAAAATATTTTGATTGATATACACAATAATGAGTATTTAAATAGCTTGGAATATATAAATAGAAAAGCACAGACTAAAGATCCATCAAGACAAGTATCGGCATTGTGGTTAGCTGCTGAGTTTGGCCATGCTCATATTGTGCATACTTTATTGCTTTCTGGTGCAAACCCTAATGAAAAAAAAATTGGTATACCTCTTTTGAATTTTCTAATTGTGAAAGCATTGAATGGTAATCTATCATCATTATATAATTTTCTTAACGCAGAAAAAATAGATCCCAACATTCAAGATATGTACGGAAATACTCCTTTAATAACTGCAATACAATCTGTTGCAAATATAAACTCAGATCTTTTTACTGGAGAAGAACCAATAGAAAAAATAGTAAAATTGCTTATGGAAAAAAATGTTAATCGCTGGATTAAAAATAATGCAAAGCAAACAGCATCTGATATTGCAAGAGAAAAAAAATTAGACAAAATTATTGAGATATTAGAAGCAAAAGCTATACGAAAATTTCTTTCTGCTGCCGCTCAAGGAAATCTCGAAGAAATTAAAAAGCTATTTCAAAAAGAAAACAAAAAAATGTTCGTTAACGCAATCGATGAAGAAGGGCGTAATTCTTTAATGTTGGCGGCACGTAATGGCCATAATGATGTGGTTGAATTTATTTTAAACGATATACAAAGTTGTGGTTATGTAGATTTAAAAGAATATGTGAATAGAAAATCTAAGCATTGGATTCCATCAAAAAATGTATCAGCATTATTCCGAGCTCGTTATTATAATCATCCTGATGTTGTTAAATCCCTGCAAAATTATGGTGCTGATTCTGATGATCAAGATCTAACTGAAGCAAGTGGCACCGATGAAATAAATCAATTTTTTGATTTCATGAAAAAAGACTTCAGAGAATTGCTGAAAAAAGAATAA
- a CDS encoding 4a-hydroxytetrahydrobiopterin dehydratase produces the protein MKILRIIVLNTMFASSLSFSYQKELMEIIKNEQCAPCEGGVQPLLQGEIYFLLNDFSEWKLIEEHPQKIERTFILKDFIQAMHFVNAIAKVAEREGHHPDIYIFYNKVTIQLYTHAIEGLSANDFILAGLIDEIFLQS, from the coding sequence ATGAAAATATTAAGAATAATTGTTTTAAATACTATGTTTGCAAGCTCTCTAAGCTTTAGCTATCAAAAGGAACTTATGGAAATTATAAAAAATGAACAATGCGCGCCATGTGAAGGTGGCGTACAACCATTATTGCAAGGAGAAATTTATTTTTTACTGAATGATTTTTCTGAATGGAAATTAATCGAAGAGCATCCACAAAAAATTGAACGCACCTTTATTTTGAAAGATTTTATACAAGCAATGCACTTTGTGAATGCTATTGCAAAAGTTGCTGAACGAGAAGGCCATCATCCTGATATCTATATTTTTTATAATAAAGTAACTATTCAATTATATACTCATGCAATTGAAGGATTATCAGCCAATGATTTTATTTTAGCAGGATTAATTGATGAAATTTTCCTCCAATCATAA
- the proS gene encoding proline--tRNA ligase translates to MSKTLPDIKTQFPEWYQEVIYQAELADQSPVRGSVVIRPYGFAIWENIRDTLDQRIKETGHQNASFPLLIPLSFLQKEAEHVEGFAPELAIVTHAGGKELEEPYVIRPTSETIIHYMFAKWIKSWRDLPLKINQWANVVRWEMRTRPFLRTSEFFWQEGHTAHETAEEAEHEATMMWREYIDLYENYLAIPVVSGLKSESEKFAGADKTYTVESLMQDGKALQMCTSHLISQAFAKSFDMVFQDREGKLAYPYLTSWGLTTRSVGAVVMVHGDQKGLVLPPKAAPIQVIIIPIYKKESDKEKVLNIAENIAMSLKSFVRVEIDANEHETPGAKFYKWELKGVPLRLELGPRDIEAGQVIIADRLGLSKEAVSFDKVNDYIKIKLEELHQAMYQRALDRLKSQWYKVEKLNEFADDLTQKGGFYQTGWCGSAECEKQLKDYKATIRCLLDETSFISCFNCDQKSKADILIARAY, encoded by the coding sequence ATGAGTAAAACATTACCAGATATTAAAACACAATTTCCAGAGTGGTATCAAGAAGTTATTTATCAGGCAGAACTTGCTGATCAATCACCGGTGCGAGGTTCGGTTGTTATTCGCCCGTATGGATTTGCTATATGGGAAAATATTAGAGATACATTAGATCAACGAATTAAGGAAACCGGCCATCAAAATGCGTCTTTTCCGTTATTAATTCCATTATCGTTTTTGCAAAAAGAAGCGGAACATGTGGAAGGTTTTGCACCAGAACTTGCAATTGTTACGCATGCCGGCGGCAAAGAACTCGAAGAGCCATATGTGATAAGGCCTACTTCTGAAACTATTATTCATTATATGTTTGCCAAATGGATTAAATCATGGCGCGATCTACCGCTTAAAATAAATCAATGGGCCAATGTGGTACGTTGGGAAATGCGAACGCGGCCATTTTTACGCACAAGTGAATTTTTCTGGCAGGAGGGGCATACTGCGCATGAAACAGCGGAAGAAGCTGAACATGAAGCAACGATGATGTGGCGTGAATATATTGATTTATATGAAAATTATTTAGCCATTCCAGTAGTTTCTGGTTTAAAATCGGAAAGTGAAAAATTTGCTGGTGCTGATAAAACCTATACGGTAGAAAGCCTTATGCAAGACGGTAAAGCATTGCAAATGTGTACTTCGCATTTAATTTCACAAGCTTTTGCTAAAAGTTTTGATATGGTCTTTCAGGATCGTGAGGGTAAGCTTGCCTATCCTTATTTAACAAGTTGGGGATTGACCACGCGTTCAGTAGGTGCCGTTGTAATGGTGCACGGTGATCAAAAAGGATTAGTGTTGCCACCAAAAGCTGCGCCAATTCAAGTGATAATTATTCCAATTTATAAAAAAGAATCCGATAAAGAAAAAGTATTAAATATTGCTGAAAATATTGCAATGAGCTTAAAATCATTCGTACGTGTTGAGATTGACGCAAACGAACATGAAACACCGGGTGCAAAATTTTATAAATGGGAATTAAAAGGGGTACCGTTAAGATTGGAACTTGGTCCTCGAGATATTGAGGCTGGCCAAGTAATTATTGCTGATCGTTTAGGTTTATCCAAAGAAGCAGTTTCATTTGATAAGGTAAATGATTATATCAAAATTAAGCTTGAAGAATTGCATCAAGCAATGTATCAGCGTGCTTTGGATCGATTAAAGTCTCAATGGTATAAAGTTGAAAAATTAAATGAATTTGCTGATGATTTAACACAAAAAGGTGGTTTTTATCAAACCGGTTGGTGTGGTTCTGCCGAATGTGAAAAGCAATTAAAAGATTATAAAGCAACAATACGCTGCTTACTTGATGAAACAAGCTTTATAAGTTGCTTTAATTGCGATCAAAAAAGCAAAGCTGATATTCTTATTGCGCGAGCATACTAA